A region of Mycolicibacterium brumae DNA encodes the following proteins:
- a CDS encoding proline dehydrogenase family protein: protein MAGLFSVARPAILAASRSARLRQVSEKVPVTRKVVSRFVPGERTSDAVGAVVDLRAGGCFATVDYLGEDTTDPAQATATVEAYLQLLEAFAGWFPAEESPKPMEVSLKLSALGQALPGDGEKIALDNARRICERAAEVGVWVTVDAEDHTTTDSTLGIVRQLRTEWDWVGTVLQAYLKRTHADCEEFAASGARIRLCKGAYDEPASVAYREPEQVTANYLDCLRTLMAGSGYPMIASHDPVIIAAVPGLAAQYNRGTDDFEYQMLYGIRESEQQRLVNVGSHVRVYIPYGTEWYGYFVRRLAERPANLTFFLRALAEKR from the coding sequence ATGGCCGGCCTGTTCTCCGTCGCACGCCCGGCGATCCTGGCCGCCAGCCGGTCCGCCCGGCTGCGGCAAGTGTCGGAAAAGGTTCCCGTCACCCGCAAGGTGGTGTCGCGGTTCGTTCCCGGTGAGCGGACCTCCGACGCCGTCGGCGCCGTGGTGGATCTGCGCGCCGGTGGCTGCTTCGCCACCGTCGACTACCTCGGGGAGGACACCACCGACCCGGCGCAGGCCACCGCCACGGTGGAGGCTTACCTGCAGTTGTTGGAGGCGTTCGCCGGCTGGTTCCCGGCCGAGGAGTCGCCGAAGCCGATGGAAGTGTCGCTGAAACTGTCGGCACTGGGCCAGGCGCTGCCCGGCGACGGAGAGAAGATCGCCCTCGACAACGCCCGGCGCATCTGCGAGCGAGCCGCCGAGGTCGGAGTCTGGGTCACCGTCGACGCCGAGGACCACACCACCACCGATTCCACCCTGGGCATCGTGCGCCAACTGCGCACCGAATGGGACTGGGTCGGCACGGTGCTGCAGGCCTACCTCAAGCGCACCCACGCCGACTGCGAGGAGTTCGCCGCCTCCGGCGCGCGGATCCGGCTGTGCAAGGGCGCCTACGATGAGCCCGCCTCGGTCGCCTACCGCGAGCCGGAGCAGGTGACGGCCAACTACCTGGACTGCCTTCGCACCCTGATGGCCGGCTCCGGCTACCCGATGATCGCCTCGCACGACCCGGTGATCATCGCCGCCGTTCCCGGTCTGGCCGCCCAGTACAACCGGGGCACAGACGATTTCGAGTACCAGATGCTCTACGGCATCCGGGAGAGCGAGCAACAGCGGTTGGTCAACGTCGGTTCGCATGTGCGGGTTTACATCCCCTACGGCACCGAGTGGTACGGCTACTTCGTCCGGCGGCTCGCCGAGCGTCCGGCCAACCTGACCTTCTTCCTGCGGGCCCTGGCCGAGAAGAGGTAG
- a CDS encoding acyl-CoA synthetase, with the protein MLLASLNPAAVAAGGDRSDAVTIDGTTLSRSDLVGAATSVAERVAGLPRVAVLAEPTVSTVLAIVGALIAGVPVIPVPSDVGAAERAHILGDSGAVAWLGAPGDDTLPVVPVRVHARSWHRYREPDPDAVALIIYTSGTTGAPKGVPVRRAQIAADIDALAKAWAWTADDTLVHGLPLFHVHGLVLGLLGSLRIGNRFCHTGKPTPEAYATAGGTMYFGVPTVWSRIAANPEAASALRGARLLISGSAALPTPVFERLRELTGHAPIERYGSTESLITLSTTVDGERRPGWVGTPLDGVSTRLVGEDGTLAPHDGETIGRLEVRGPMVFGGYLGRPDATEEAFDDGWYRTGDVAVIGADGMHRIVGRESVDLIKTGGYRVGAGEIETALLGHPGVAEAAVVGVDDEDLGQRIVAYVVGDADEAELIDYVAQQLSAHKRPREVRKVDTLPRNAMGKVLKRQLAGGAK; encoded by the coding sequence GTGCTGCTGGCATCCCTGAACCCGGCCGCGGTGGCCGCCGGAGGCGACCGGTCCGACGCTGTCACCATCGACGGCACGACACTGAGCCGAAGCGATCTGGTCGGCGCGGCCACCTCGGTGGCCGAGCGGGTCGCCGGTCTGCCGCGGGTCGCGGTTCTCGCCGAACCGACCGTCAGCACCGTGCTGGCGATCGTCGGCGCCCTGATCGCCGGGGTTCCGGTGATCCCGGTGCCCTCCGATGTTGGCGCGGCCGAACGCGCGCACATCCTCGGCGACTCCGGGGCCGTGGCCTGGCTGGGCGCCCCCGGCGACGACACCCTGCCCGTCGTCCCGGTGCGCGTCCACGCCCGGTCCTGGCACCGCTACCGCGAACCCGATCCGGACGCCGTCGCGCTGATCATCTACACCTCGGGCACCACCGGCGCGCCCAAGGGTGTTCCGGTGCGCCGCGCCCAGATCGCCGCCGATATCGACGCGCTGGCCAAGGCCTGGGCGTGGACGGCCGACGACACCCTGGTGCACGGCCTGCCGTTGTTCCACGTGCACGGCTTGGTGCTGGGTCTGCTCGGGTCGCTGCGGATCGGAAACCGGTTCTGCCACACCGGAAAGCCCACCCCGGAGGCGTACGCGACCGCGGGCGGGACGATGTACTTCGGGGTGCCGACGGTGTGGTCGCGGATTGCCGCGAACCCGGAAGCCGCCAGCGCGCTGCGCGGCGCCCGGCTGCTGATCTCCGGGTCCGCGGCCCTGCCGACTCCGGTCTTCGAACGGCTGCGGGAGCTGACCGGCCACGCCCCGATCGAGCGCTACGGCAGCACCGAATCGCTGATCACGCTGTCCACCACCGTCGACGGCGAACGCCGCCCGGGCTGGGTGGGCACACCGCTGGACGGCGTGTCGACCCGGTTGGTCGGCGAGGACGGAACCCTGGCGCCGCACGACGGGGAAACCATTGGCCGCCTTGAGGTTCGGGGTCCGATGGTGTTCGGCGGCTACCTCGGCCGCCCTGATGCGACCGAGGAAGCATTCGACGACGGGTGGTACCGCACCGGCGACGTCGCCGTCATCGGCGCCGACGGCATGCACCGCATCGTCGGCCGCGAGTCGGTCGACCTGATCAAGACCGGCGGCTACCGGGTCGGGGCCGGGGAGATCGAAACCGCGCTGCTGGGGCATCCGGGCGTTGCCGAGGCGGCCGTCGTCGGCGTCGACGACGAGGACCTCGGCCAACGGATCGTCGCCTACGTCGTCGGGGACGCCGACGAGGCGGAGCTGATCGACTATGTCGCCCAGCAGCTTTCGGCGCACAAGCGGCCGCGCGAGGTGCGCAAGGTCGACACTCTTCCGCGCAATGCGATGGGCAAGGTGCTCAAGAGGCAACTGGCAGGAGGCGCGAAGTGA
- a CDS encoding VOC family protein, which produces MTLRFSEFCVDAADPEALAAWWSAALGWPADVEDDMHVVRPPDVGAPLWTFIAVPEAKTVKNRVHFDFVPDDQQAEVDRLIALGARHVDVGQGEQSWVVLADPEGNEFCVLAAR; this is translated from the coding sequence GTGACGCTGAGGTTCTCCGAATTCTGCGTCGACGCCGCCGATCCCGAGGCGCTGGCCGCCTGGTGGTCGGCCGCGCTGGGATGGCCGGCCGACGTCGAGGACGATATGCACGTGGTGCGCCCGCCGGATGTCGGCGCGCCGCTGTGGACATTCATCGCGGTGCCCGAGGCCAAGACGGTGAAGAACCGCGTCCACTTCGACTTCGTGCCCGATGACCAGCAGGCCGAGGTCGACCGGCTGATCGCGCTCGGCGCGCGGCACGTCGACGTCGGGCAAGGCGAACAGAGCTGGGTGGTGCTCGCCGACCCGGAGGGCAACGAGTTCTGCGTGCTCGCCGCGCGTTGA
- the dapD gene encoding 2,3,4,5-tetrahydropyridine-2,6-dicarboxylate N-succinyltransferase, giving the protein MTSVTGACGIGVATLAADGSVLDTWFPNPLLGEFGEPGTTILTGDDAPPDLAALAGDDEDREVRTVVVRTVIDDLSEPAVDAHDVYLRLHLLSHTLVAPHGLNANGFFGLLTNVVWTNFGPCRIEGFENTRARLRRRGQVTVYGVDKFPRLVDYVLPKGVRIADADRARLGAHLAPGTTVMHEGFVNFNAGTLGTSMVEGRISAGVVVGDGSDIGGGASIMGTLSGGGAEVISLGERCLLGANSGLGISLGDDCVVEAGLYVTAGTKVTLGDGRTVKARELSGGNNLLFRRNSVSGAVEVVSRDSHGIALNEDLHAN; this is encoded by the coding sequence CTGACCAGCGTGACTGGAGCTTGTGGCATTGGAGTGGCGACGCTGGCCGCCGACGGATCCGTTCTCGACACCTGGTTTCCCAACCCGCTGCTGGGCGAGTTCGGCGAACCGGGCACCACGATTCTGACCGGCGACGACGCTCCCCCGGATCTCGCGGCGCTGGCCGGCGACGACGAGGACCGCGAGGTGCGGACCGTCGTCGTGCGAACCGTCATCGACGACCTGTCCGAGCCCGCGGTCGACGCGCACGACGTCTATCTGCGGCTGCACCTGCTGTCGCACACGCTGGTCGCCCCGCACGGGCTCAACGCCAACGGCTTCTTCGGTCTGCTGACCAACGTGGTGTGGACCAACTTCGGACCGTGCCGGATCGAGGGTTTCGAGAACACCCGCGCCCGGCTCCGCCGCCGCGGCCAGGTCACCGTCTACGGGGTGGACAAGTTCCCGCGGTTGGTCGACTACGTGCTGCCCAAGGGTGTGCGCATCGCCGACGCCGACCGGGCCCGCCTCGGCGCGCACCTGGCGCCGGGGACGACGGTCATGCACGAGGGCTTCGTGAACTTCAACGCCGGCACGCTGGGCACCTCGATGGTGGAGGGTCGCATCTCGGCGGGCGTGGTGGTCGGCGACGGCTCCGATATCGGTGGCGGCGCGTCGATCATGGGGACGCTGTCCGGCGGTGGCGCCGAGGTGATCTCGCTGGGCGAGCGCTGCCTGCTCGGCGCGAACTCCGGTCTGGGTATCTCGCTGGGCGATGACTGTGTGGTGGAGGCCGGGTTGTATGTCACCGCCGGCACCAAGGTGACCCTCGGCGATGGCCGCACAGTGAAGGCCCGTGAGCTCTCCGGCGGCAACAACCTGCTGTTCCGGCGCAATTCGGTGTCCGGCGCGGTCGAGGTGGTCTCCCGCGACAGCCACGGCATCGCCCTCAACGAGGACCTGCACGCCAACTAA
- the dapE gene encoding succinyl-diaminopimelate desuccinylase, protein MLDLHGDPIALTAALVDIPSVSRDEQRIADEVEAALRAQTTGFEILRTGNSVLARTNRGRSSRVLLAGHLDTVPIADNLPSHYDGDFLYGCGTSDMKAGDAVFLHLAATIAEPAHDLTLIFYDCEEIEAEFNSLGRIESELPDWLAADVAILGEPTGGYIEAGCQGTIRVVVSTAGTRAHSARSWMGDNAIHKLAPVLARLADYQPRSVDIDGCVYREGLSAVRVDGGVAGNVIPDAASVTVNFRFAPDRSVEQAFAHVVEVFDGLDVTAELTDRAAGALPGLHQPAAAALVAAAGGAVRAKYGWTDVSRFAALGIPAVNFGPGDPNLAHRRDERVQTSLITEGTDMLRKYLSA, encoded by the coding sequence GTGTTGGACTTACACGGTGACCCGATCGCCCTGACCGCGGCGCTGGTCGACATCCCCAGCGTTTCCCGCGACGAACAGCGGATCGCCGACGAGGTGGAAGCCGCGCTGCGCGCGCAGACCACCGGCTTCGAGATCCTGCGCACCGGGAACTCGGTGCTGGCCCGCACCAACCGGGGCCGCAGCAGTCGGGTGCTGCTGGCCGGGCACCTGGACACCGTGCCGATCGCCGACAACCTGCCCAGCCATTACGACGGGGACTTCCTCTACGGCTGCGGGACCTCCGACATGAAGGCGGGTGACGCGGTGTTCCTGCACCTGGCCGCCACCATCGCCGAACCCGCCCACGACCTGACGCTGATCTTCTACGACTGCGAGGAGATCGAAGCGGAGTTCAACAGCCTGGGCCGCATCGAATCCGAGTTGCCGGACTGGCTGGCCGCCGACGTCGCGATCCTCGGCGAACCGACCGGCGGCTACATCGAGGCCGGCTGCCAGGGCACCATCCGCGTCGTGGTCTCGACGGCGGGCACCCGCGCGCACTCGGCCCGATCCTGGATGGGCGACAACGCGATTCACAAACTCGCGCCGGTGCTGGCGCGGCTGGCCGACTATCAGCCGCGCAGCGTCGACATCGACGGCTGCGTGTACCGGGAGGGTCTGTCCGCGGTCCGGGTCGACGGCGGGGTGGCCGGCAACGTCATCCCCGACGCCGCGTCGGTCACCGTCAACTTCCGGTTCGCCCCGGACCGCTCGGTGGAGCAGGCGTTCGCGCACGTCGTCGAGGTGTTCGACGGCCTGGATGTCACCGCGGAGTTGACCGACCGGGCCGCGGGCGCGCTGCCCGGATTGCACCAGCCGGCCGCGGCCGCGCTGGTGGCCGCCGCCGGCGGCGCGGTGCGGGCCAAGTACGGCTGGACCGACGTGTCCCGGTTCGCCGCACTCGGCATCCCCGCGGTGAACTTCGGCCCCGGCGACCCCAACCTGGCCCACCGCCGCGACGAGCGGGTGCAGACCTCGTTGATCACCGAGGGCACGGACATGCTGCGGAAGTACCTGAGCGCATGA
- a CDS encoding TIGR00730 family Rossman fold protein, with the protein MTMSWSVCVYCASGPMDPELLALADAVGRGIAERGWSLISGGGNVSAMGAVAGGARARGGHTVGVIPKALVHREVADVDADELLVTDTMRQRKQLMEDRADAFITLPGGIGTLEEMFETWTAGYLGMHSKPVVLLDPSGHYDGLLRWLDGLVDSGYVAPSAMKLLPVARDVETALGMCAPGPSVPGGAPR; encoded by the coding sequence ATGACTATGAGTTGGTCGGTGTGCGTGTACTGCGCGTCGGGCCCGATGGACCCGGAGTTGCTGGCGCTGGCCGACGCCGTCGGGCGCGGCATCGCCGAACGCGGCTGGAGCCTGATCTCCGGGGGCGGCAACGTCTCGGCGATGGGCGCGGTGGCCGGCGGCGCCCGGGCCCGCGGCGGACACACCGTCGGGGTGATCCCGAAGGCGCTGGTGCACCGCGAGGTCGCCGACGTCGACGCCGACGAGCTGCTGGTCACCGACACCATGCGGCAGCGCAAGCAGCTCATGGAGGACCGGGCGGACGCGTTCATCACGCTGCCCGGCGGCATCGGCACGCTGGAGGAGATGTTCGAGACCTGGACCGCCGGCTACCTCGGCATGCACAGCAAACCGGTGGTGCTGCTGGATCCGTCCGGCCACTACGACGGGCTGCTGCGCTGGCTGGACGGGCTGGTCGACTCCGGGTACGTCGCGCCGTCGGCGATGAAGCTGCTGCCGGTCGCTCGGGACGTCGAGACCGCGCTGGGCATGTGCGCCCCGGGAC